The Ovis aries strain OAR_USU_Benz2616 breed Rambouillet chromosome 11, ARS-UI_Ramb_v3.0, whole genome shotgun sequence genome window below encodes:
- the LOC101117679 gene encoding protein MIS12 homolog: protein MSVDPMTYEAQFFGFTPQTFMLRIYIAFQDYLFEVMQDVEQVILKKLDGIPDCEISPVQIRKYTEKFICFMKGRFDNLFGKMEQLFLQLILQIPPNVLLPEDKSQETHSYNEEEFHFLQKEIEQLQKKYKTELCTKQALLAELEKQKIVQAKLKQTLSLFDELENVGRDHGASDFREGLVFLIQNSGKLRNIRKNVEKESKRLKIS from the coding sequence aTGTCTGTTGATCCAATGACTTATGAGGCCCAGTTCTTTGGCTTTACACCACAGACTTTCATGCTTAGGATATACATTGCCTTTCAAGACTACCTGTTTGAGGTGATGCAGGATGTTGAACAGGTTATTCTAAAGAAGCTGGATGGCATCCCAGACTGTGAGATTAGCCCAGTCCAGATTCGCAAGTACACAGAAAAGTTTATTTGCTTCATGAAAGGACGTTTTGATAACCTTTTTGGCAAAATGGAGCAGCTCTTCTTACAGTTGATTTTGCAGATTCCCCCAAACGTCTTGCTTCCAGAAGATAAATCTCAGGAGACACATTCTTACAATGAGGAAGAATTCCACTTTCTCCAAAAAGAAATTGAACAATTACAGAAGAAGTATAAGACTGAATTGTGCACTAAGCAGGCCCTTCTTGCAGaattagaaaagcaaaaaatcGTTCAGGCCAAACTCAAACAGACATTGTCTCTGTTTGATGAACTTGAAAATGTTGGCAGAGACCATGGGGCTAGTGATTTTAGGGAGGGCTTGGTGTTCCTGATCCAGAACTCTGGAAAACTCCGGAATATCAGAAAGAATGTGGAAAAGGAAAGCAAACGATTGAAAATATCTTGA